A section of the Anabaena cylindrica PCC 7122 genome encodes:
- a CDS encoding phage tail protein has translation MAKAQKKGGGNSQDKPHDPYMGFNFMVEIEGLTVGGFSEVTGLNSKIELETYVEGGVHHRVHQFPKYMTYPNLVLVRGLGERDDLWKWYEDVTRGKIRLLNGTIMVRDSQQSKLIAWNFKKAYPVAWDGPQLNASNGTQVAFERLELVHRGVYKA, from the coding sequence ATGGCAAAAGCACAAAAAAAAGGGGGAGGAAATTCTCAAGATAAGCCCCATGATCCCTATATGGGGTTCAATTTTATGGTAGAAATTGAGGGTTTGACAGTAGGTGGCTTTTCAGAAGTTACAGGGTTAAATAGTAAAATTGAACTGGAAACTTATGTTGAAGGTGGGGTTCATCACCGCGTTCATCAGTTTCCTAAATACATGACCTATCCTAATTTGGTTTTGGTGCGAGGACTGGGGGAAAGGGATGATTTATGGAAGTGGTATGAAGATGTTACTAGAGGTAAAATTCGTCTCTTAAATGGCACAATTATGGTGCGAGATAGTCAGCAGTCTAAATTAATTGCATGGAATTTTAAAAAAGCCTATCCAGTTGCTTGGGATGGTCCACAATTGAATGCTAGTAATGGGACACAAGTTGCTTTTGAACGCCTAGAATTAGTCCATAGAGGAGTGTATAAAGCTTAG
- a CDS encoding phage tail protein, producing MEKEQLSSYLEYLPAYLETDPFVGRFLLAFEGILSGFSEEQTDFTPQIVDQNTEISWGLETLIDQIHTYFDPQQTPGEFLPWLAGWVALSLRDDWDEKTKRQFISNIVPLYQIRGTVPGMRKMLEIYLESSGLSYPERTISIFEFDQKPHYFQVQLALPSNQVIHPERYWREFRIAKGIIDQEKPAHTYYALRILTLTMQITQAWGSCYPFILFDAPPQQKFKIEARIKLNDYPSGDDLEKEILIRIQGKNLLLEPNGSQMGPHVRQTVFYQQFIGNPDGFFIALANLSDRQLTGKITVQVNFNLNHQQYSHIIFDSVPFDLEPNLRIYRPLNQLELMPGNTRLDSEPEETLNISEEPPLNIHQPQIKWIDGNTRLGDRVGQTMRLVHDARLRIYKPRQLWQNMEGNTRLGNQVGASLQIPTGADNSQLKIYRRHQENKIGNTFIGTKIGATMRLVPNSQWLERIYRFKLFDSPVKKKIEIEAIVELTGVAENEGEKIARLLTLRIQSCTSTFRPLMPDLEFSAQGLRATHKVSYQQFIDNPKGFYVVVSNINDRPVSGKITIKLNFNLNQKPVSQVILEQEFHLSPRVNVLEICRLNNNGQVEGNTIIGRVTPQMLRDATMKEEAWVD from the coding sequence ATGGAAAAGGAACAACTAAGTAGTTATTTAGAATATCTACCAGCTTATCTGGAAACAGATCCCTTTGTAGGTAGATTTTTACTCGCCTTTGAAGGCATCCTCAGTGGCTTTTCTGAAGAACAAACAGATTTTACCCCCCAAATTGTTGACCAAAACACAGAAATATCTTGGGGTTTAGAAACGCTAATTGATCAAATTCACACCTACTTTGACCCCCAACAAACCCCAGGAGAATTTTTACCCTGGTTAGCCGGATGGGTGGCTTTGAGTTTGCGGGATGATTGGGATGAGAAAACCAAACGCCAATTTATTAGTAACATAGTTCCCCTGTATCAAATTCGGGGGACAGTTCCCGGTATGAGAAAAATGCTGGAAATTTATTTAGAAAGTTCCGGTTTGAGTTATCCAGAACGGACGATTTCTATCTTTGAATTTGACCAAAAACCTCATTATTTTCAAGTTCAACTCGCCTTACCCAGTAATCAAGTTATTCACCCAGAGAGATATTGGCGAGAATTCCGCATTGCTAAAGGAATTATTGACCAAGAAAAACCCGCCCATACTTATTATGCTTTGAGAATCTTAACACTCACCATGCAAATCACCCAAGCATGGGGAAGTTGTTACCCCTTTATTTTATTTGATGCACCGCCGCAACAGAAATTCAAAATTGAGGCCAGGATTAAACTTAATGATTACCCTTCAGGAGATGACCTAGAAAAAGAAATATTAATCCGCATTCAAGGAAAAAACTTACTCTTAGAACCGAATGGGAGCCAAATGGGTCCCCATGTCAGACAAACTGTATTTTATCAGCAATTTATTGGCAATCCTGATGGTTTTTTTATTGCCCTTGCCAATTTGAGCGATCGCCAACTTACTGGCAAAATTACCGTTCAAGTTAACTTTAATCTTAACCATCAACAATATTCCCACATTATATTTGATTCTGTACCCTTTGATCTAGAACCTAACTTAAGAATTTATCGCCCCCTGAATCAATTAGAATTAATGCCGGGAAATACGCGTCTAGATTCAGAACCAGAGGAAACCCTAAATATAAGTGAAGAACCCCCCTTAAACATTCATCAACCGCAAATCAAATGGATAGACGGTAATACTCGCCTTGGTGATAGAGTCGGTCAAACCATGCGTTTAGTTCATGATGCCAGGTTAAGAATTTACAAACCTAGACAATTATGGCAAAACATGGAAGGTAATACACGTTTAGGAAACCAAGTCGGTGCATCCTTGCAAATTCCCACAGGTGCGGATAATTCCCAATTAAAAATTTACCGTCGCCATCAAGAAAACAAAATTGGTAATACATTTATCGGAACTAAAATCGGCGCAACCATGCGACTCGTTCCTAACTCCCAATGGTTAGAAAGAATTTATCGCTTTAAATTATTTGATTCCCCAGTTAAAAAGAAAATAGAAATAGAAGCAATTGTCGAACTCACAGGAGTAGCAGAAAACGAAGGCGAGAAAATAGCCAGACTTTTAACATTAAGAATTCAATCTTGTACTTCCACCTTTAGACCCTTAATGCCAGACTTAGAATTTTCTGCCCAAGGACTGCGTGCCACACACAAAGTCAGCTATCAGCAATTTATAGATAATCCGAAAGGCTTTTATGTAGTCGTATCCAACATCAATGACCGCCCAGTTTCAGGAAAAATCACCATCAAACTTAACTTTAATCTCAATCAAAAACCAGTTTCCCAAGTGATTTTGGAACAAGAGTTTCATTTGAGTCCCAGAGTGAATGTACTAGAAATTTGTCGCTTGAATAATAACGGACAAGTAGAAGGTAACACCATCATTGGTAGAGTCACCCCGCAAATGCTCAGGGATGCCACCATGAAAGAAGAAGCTTGGGTAGATTAA
- a CDS encoding phage tail protein, which yields MPNIKDTHDPFAGYNFWVEWDGIVHAGFRECSGLNATRAVIEYREGTDKTLGQRKVPGLNSFSNISLKRGITDNDELWKWHKDLIDGKEIERKNVSIILADDQGEEKIRWNLENCWPTTWTGPDFNATASEIAIESLEFVHEGITVG from the coding sequence ATGCCTAACATCAAAGACACTCATGATCCATTTGCTGGTTATAATTTCTGGGTAGAATGGGATGGCATTGTCCATGCTGGCTTTAGAGAATGTAGTGGGTTAAATGCTACTAGAGCAGTCATCGAATATCGAGAAGGTACTGATAAAACCCTGGGACAACGGAAAGTTCCTGGTTTGAATAGTTTTAGTAATATTAGTCTCAAGCGAGGAATTACTGATAACGATGAATTGTGGAAATGGCACAAAGACCTGATAGATGGTAAAGAAATTGAGCGTAAAAACGTTTCGATTATTCTTGCCGATGATCAAGGTGAAGAAAAAATCCGTTGGAACTTGGAAAATTGCTGGCCTACCACTTGGACTGGTCCTGATTTTAATGCTACTGCGAGCGAAATAGCCATAGAATCACTCGAATTTGTTCACGAAGGAATAACCGTTGGTTAA
- a CDS encoding GPW/gp25 family protein, which translates to MDIDFLGVGWTYPVQFNEQGQVLMAKYEDCVRQSIWAILSTARGERVMRPNFGCRIHDRVFAPNSAGTVGEIISDVRSALVEWEPRIDVLDIDLLSHPSQPNVLHISINYQVRTTNNSFNLVYPFYLQ; encoded by the coding sequence ATGGATATTGATTTTTTAGGCGTAGGTTGGACTTATCCTGTGCAGTTTAACGAGCAGGGACAAGTTTTGATGGCCAAGTACGAAGATTGCGTTCGTCAGTCCATTTGGGCGATTTTGAGTACCGCTAGAGGTGAACGTGTAATGCGTCCAAATTTTGGCTGTCGGATTCATGATCGCGTTTTTGCACCCAACAGCGCCGGAACAGTGGGTGAAATCATTAGTGATGTGCGATCAGCTTTGGTGGAATGGGAACCCCGCATAGATGTTTTAGATATTGATCTACTCTCTCATCCATCTCAACCTAATGTGCTGCACATTTCTATTAATTACCAAGTTCGCACCACTAATAATTCATTTAATCTAGTTTATCCATTTTATTTACAGTAG
- a CDS encoding phage late control D family protein: MSDYGGVKTLSPNMRVLIQGQKLSTEASADLISVKVFEDVEVPSMFTLEFTSWDLAKGKLTWIDDNLFDIGNEVEIQMGYENKLKTVIVGEITGLEPEFSQNCPPILVVRGHDMRHRLLRGSKTKSYAKMKDSDIASQIARDRGLTPKVKDSEVKHEYVLQHNQTDWDFLQTRAERIGYEVVIDNKTLYFQPPQNDGQKILTLKFQENLRDFLPRLSSMGQVEEVEVRGWIPKDKEEVMGKAAAGKEGSKMGGKTTGAKAVESFGKSVSTVVSQPVSSKAEADQIALGQFKDMAIAYITAEGTCAGIPTLRIAKVIEVTGVGKRFSGMYYVISTEHNYSESQGYNTLFTARRTAS; the protein is encoded by the coding sequence ATGTCTGATTATGGTGGTGTAAAAACCCTTTCTCCTAATATGAGAGTTCTGATTCAAGGACAAAAGCTTTCTACTGAAGCTAGTGCAGATTTAATTTCTGTAAAAGTCTTTGAAGATGTAGAAGTACCAAGTATGTTTACTTTAGAATTTACCAGTTGGGATTTAGCTAAAGGTAAACTAACTTGGATTGATGATAATTTGTTTGATATTGGTAACGAAGTAGAAATTCAAATGGGTTATGAGAATAAATTAAAGACAGTAATTGTGGGAGAAATTACAGGTTTAGAACCAGAGTTTAGCCAAAATTGTCCACCAATATTAGTAGTAAGGGGACATGATATGCGTCACCGTTTATTGCGTGGATCTAAAACAAAATCTTATGCGAAAATGAAAGATAGTGATATTGCTAGTCAGATTGCTAGAGATAGGGGATTAACACCAAAAGTTAAAGATAGCGAGGTTAAACACGAATACGTTTTGCAGCATAATCAAACGGATTGGGATTTTTTACAAACTCGTGCAGAACGTATTGGCTATGAAGTAGTTATTGATAATAAAACATTATATTTTCAACCGCCTCAGAATGATGGACAAAAAATTTTAACCTTAAAATTTCAAGAAAATTTACGTGATTTTTTACCGCGTTTGAGTAGCATGGGACAGGTAGAAGAAGTGGAAGTACGTGGGTGGATACCTAAAGATAAAGAAGAAGTTATGGGTAAAGCTGCGGCGGGTAAAGAAGGTAGTAAAATGGGTGGGAAAACTACTGGAGCCAAAGCAGTGGAAAGCTTTGGTAAATCTGTTTCTACAGTAGTTAGTCAACCTGTATCCAGCAAAGCCGAAGCTGATCAAATAGCTTTAGGACAGTTTAAAGATATGGCGATCGCCTATATTACTGCTGAAGGTACTTGTGCCGGAATTCCTACTTTGAGAATTGCTAAAGTCATCGAAGTGACTGGAGTAGGAAAGCGATTCAGTGGAATGTATTATGTTATCTCAACCGAACATAATTACTCAGAGTCTCAGGGTTATAATACGCTATTTACTGCTAGGAGAACTGCCTCATGA
- a CDS encoding phage tail sheath family protein, with protein MQTSTHLQLTAPGVYLQNIPSPPGKDLLTGVPVFLGLSQFNNAQKNGVSIPKMLTLWTQFVQYFGKPLTDSYLAHAVRGFFENGGRLCYVFSVPDNTLSGLQTGLQAIESLDAIDLVCAPDIMQNSPAEAMEMQRAVLEHCDRIGDRFAILDAFNIPNIEDIKTLKAQQQGLIGDHGALYAPWLQIENASCYIPPCGHIAGIYARNDSEVGVYRAPANYLLEGVLDLSLLFADADWQTLNSETSAGVNCIRSFRSRGIRIWGSRTLSQNPEWQYINIRRLKITVLRWVERNLADVIFEPNNTDLWNRIERELTVYCESLWEQGAIHGDSPEEAFYVKCNEETNPPEIRKTGQIVTKIGLAPTTPSEFIVISLVHGSSGVKFVES; from the coding sequence ATGCAGACATCTACACACCTACAATTAACCGCCCCTGGTGTATATTTACAAAATATTCCTTCTCCACCAGGTAAGGATTTACTGACAGGTGTTCCGGTGTTTTTGGGGCTGTCTCAGTTTAACAATGCTCAGAAAAATGGTGTTTCCATACCGAAAATGCTCACACTGTGGACTCAATTTGTGCAGTATTTTGGTAAGCCATTAACTGATAGTTATTTAGCCCATGCAGTACGAGGTTTTTTTGAAAATGGTGGTCGTCTGTGTTATGTCTTTTCTGTACCAGATAACACCCTCTCTGGATTGCAAACTGGATTACAGGCTATAGAATCACTAGATGCCATCGATCTAGTATGTGCGCCTGACATTATGCAAAACTCTCCCGCAGAGGCTATGGAAATGCAGAGAGCCGTCCTGGAGCATTGTGATAGAATAGGTGATCGCTTTGCCATTCTTGATGCCTTCAATATCCCCAACATTGAAGATATCAAAACTCTGAAAGCACAACAACAAGGATTAATTGGTGATCATGGTGCGCTTTATGCTCCCTGGCTGCAAATAGAAAACGCTTCCTGTTACATTCCTCCTTGCGGTCATATTGCTGGAATTTATGCCCGTAATGATTCAGAAGTTGGAGTTTATCGCGCTCCAGCTAACTATTTACTTGAAGGAGTTTTGGATTTAAGTCTTTTATTTGCCGATGCAGATTGGCAAACCTTAAATTCAGAAACTTCAGCTGGAGTTAACTGTATTCGCAGTTTTAGAAGTAGGGGAATTCGCATTTGGGGTTCACGTACCTTAAGCCAAAATCCCGAATGGCAATATATCAACATTCGTCGTTTAAAGATTACTGTCCTGCGGTGGGTAGAACGCAATTTGGCTGATGTTATCTTTGAACCAAATAACACCGATTTATGGAATCGGATAGAACGAGAATTAACAGTTTACTGTGAATCTCTGTGGGAACAAGGAGCTATTCATGGAGATTCTCCAGAAGAGGCTTTTTATGTCAAATGTAACGAAGAAACAAACCCGCCAGAAATCCGCAAAACCGGACAGATAGTGACAAAAATTGGTTTAGCACCCACTACTCCCAGTGAATTTATTGTTATTTCCTTAGTTCACGGTAGTAGCGGCGTTAAATTTGTCGAATCATAA
- a CDS encoding LysM peptidoglycan-binding domain-containing protein, with amino-acid sequence MALEKLKIKAEKSNDGDFADEIEVLFNPNQVQINKTGWNISDKGLTAANDLASLTIELFFDTTLTGSPPENVQQYTKKIFNLTQPRIGTSSKRPPRCKLVWGTIGGKDSVLLPDGVLESVTKTLTQFLEDGTPVRATLNCTFREWTEPEKQQKEENLIDDPVRIVKRGETLSSIANEEYGDPALWRIIAEENRLDNPRKISPGLVLTIPPLRIPSQT; translated from the coding sequence ATGGCGCTAGAAAAACTAAAAATTAAAGCAGAGAAAAGCAATGATGGAGATTTTGCTGATGAAATCGAAGTATTATTTAATCCTAACCAGGTACAAATTAATAAAACTGGTTGGAACATAAGTGATAAAGGATTGACTGCTGCTAATGATTTAGCAAGTTTAACAATAGAGTTATTCTTTGATACCACTCTTACAGGTTCTCCCCCAGAAAATGTCCAGCAATATACGAAGAAAATTTTTAATTTGACTCAACCGAGAATTGGGACGAGTAGTAAAAGACCACCTCGATGTAAGCTTGTTTGGGGAACAATTGGGGGTAAAGATAGTGTTTTGTTACCCGATGGTGTTTTAGAAAGTGTGACTAAAACTTTGACTCAGTTTCTAGAGGATGGTACACCCGTCCGAGCGACACTTAATTGTACATTTAGAGAGTGGACAGAGCCAGAAAAACAACAAAAAGAAGAAAATTTAATAGATGATCCGGTTCGCATTGTTAAACGCGGAGAAACCCTAAGCAGTATTGCTAATGAAGAATATGGAGATCCGGCTTTATGGCGCATAATTGCTGAAGAAAATCGGCTAGATAATCCCCGTAAAATATCGCCTGGGTTAGTTCTAACGATTCCACCTTTGCGAATTCCTAGTCAAACTTAG
- a CDS encoding DUF6760 family protein, translated as MCYPSERLLEEVAYLSYHFNWSYDQVMNMEHWERQQWVAQVARINQQINQPSGN; from the coding sequence ATTTGCTACCCCTCAGAACGTTTACTAGAGGAGGTAGCTTATCTTTCCTATCACTTTAACTGGTCTTATGACCAAGTAATGAACATGGAACACTGGGAAAGACAACAGTGGGTGGCTCAAGTTGCTCGAATTAATCAGCAAATTAATCAACCATCAGGTAACTAG
- a CDS encoding putative baseplate assembly protein — MSIPPPKIDQRSYQDLVEQAQALAKKYTGKDFSQPDASSALIRIFSRMATAVSDRLNCVPDRNLLAFLNLIGTQQTPPQPARVPLTFSLAQRSPVDALVPAHTQVSAAPLDGEKEEIIFETEQDLLVTGTKLQALFVVEDRDYYSDRTEHTVPATAHLNEPFLAFRGHLPVEHYLYLNCEEIFKITALTTATIIINTDSPESAIKLKELLQVWSYWDQKQWQTLANVQIQENAAQLTVTLTELPKLMPVEINGQKAQWLQVTLKPHKRENLPEITQINISVHINQTKTPKLCLFNNTSLDLSKDFYPFGTTPLHNDTFSIPLADEFIKPGVIILINAHLSHAPSYTDDLEITWEIGDGQEWQIIEKTTSKNKFKWNRNSSPIKFIETSTAATFQFPQTLPNLDSNQIENHYWLRARITNGLYGKKGRERKYVVYNDVTIVSQNIASGQSEIYVDSVDELEIDDIIRLQSSGGEILQEEIKIIGKVEAERKLILENNTRNAYKAGSRVLSKFVMAENTSDTFDPPVLQSVSITYKFALEKPAFYCAYNDFIYCESSPLLLRLSQATKQGETIVHLDDVSQLKIGEFVKFDDNNSEKKQIELIDGDRNLVILTKPLNYDHQRAGKVIRCFHPLTPQLNPNSAVYLGFNKPFSNRPNSIYLQVEPPKQEEVTPNANRGLTDINLQRIAWEYASPNGWQPLIVQDETQALVQKGLIQFIGPTDLIPSPYFGQELYWLRGRKQPNNSQNLPLTYFFKWALEFQRLKLYGLMRYLCGQLAFSADFPVPPRLRSVRTNTIWATQTITLENEVLGSSNNELKQVFATTHFPILLGQKLEIQEGKIPPDEERQIIEQKSGGIAPIEDETGRLVEVWIPWEEVPDFYSSAPKDRHYIVDRQTGRIYFGDGQAGMIPPRGRNNIRLSKYCTGGGNKGNRAAQTIVELKTTIPYIDSVINWENATGGSEQESLDKLKERSPQRLRHRNRAVTAQDFEDLAYEASIDIARVKIITPEMMFPDYNPLLEELWLKPDGTPEKVIEGNEIQVFNGEIRGGRVLAIIVPYGRERQPTPTLALLNRVRNYLQTRFVPTMTLLVSGPKWQEIRVITEIVPVSVENADAVKVAVSDRIHSFLHPLTGGDYGRGWNFGRKPHHSDLYAVLEKVPGVSYIRALDIQPTDAVIDIQTLIYSGQHIITLKLPQDTD; from the coding sequence ATGTCTATTCCTCCACCCAAAATCGACCAGCGTAGCTATCAAGATTTAGTTGAACAAGCCCAAGCGTTAGCCAAGAAATATACTGGTAAAGATTTTAGTCAACCAGATGCAAGTTCAGCACTAATTCGGATTTTCAGCCGCATGGCTACAGCGGTGAGCGATCGCTTAAATTGCGTTCCTGATCGCAACTTGCTAGCATTTCTCAACTTAATTGGGACTCAACAAACTCCACCCCAACCCGCTAGAGTACCTCTCACCTTTAGTTTAGCTCAACGTAGTCCCGTAGATGCCCTAGTTCCCGCACATACCCAAGTTTCTGCCGCTCCTTTGGATGGCGAAAAAGAAGAAATTATCTTTGAAACCGAACAGGATTTGTTAGTAACTGGAACCAAGCTACAAGCCTTGTTTGTCGTAGAAGATCGGGATTACTACAGCGATCGCACAGAACACACTGTTCCTGCTACTGCTCACCTCAATGAACCATTTTTAGCATTCCGTGGACACCTACCCGTTGAACATTATCTTTATCTCAATTGTGAAGAAATTTTCAAGATCACAGCATTAACGACTGCGACTATCATCATTAATACTGATAGTCCAGAAAGTGCTATTAAACTCAAAGAATTGCTGCAAGTTTGGTCTTATTGGGATCAAAAGCAATGGCAAACTTTAGCTAATGTTCAAATCCAAGAAAATGCAGCCCAATTAACTGTGACGTTGACTGAATTACCTAAATTGATGCCTGTAGAAATCAACGGGCAGAAAGCCCAATGGTTACAAGTTACTTTAAAACCTCACAAACGGGAAAATTTACCAGAAATCACTCAAATTAATATTAGTGTCCATATCAATCAGACCAAAACTCCAAAACTATGTTTATTTAACAATACTTCCCTAGATTTAAGCAAAGATTTTTACCCTTTTGGTACAACACCTCTACATAATGATACTTTTTCTATTCCTCTAGCTGATGAATTTATTAAACCTGGAGTTATTATACTAATTAATGCTCATTTGAGTCATGCGCCGAGTTACACCGATGATTTAGAAATTACTTGGGAAATAGGCGACGGACAAGAGTGGCAAATCATTGAAAAAACAACTAGTAAAAATAAATTTAAATGGAATCGCAATTCATCACCCATTAAGTTTATAGAAACTAGCACGGCAGCCACATTTCAGTTTCCCCAAACTTTACCAAATTTAGATAGTAATCAGATAGAAAATCATTATTGGTTGCGGGCGAGAATTACCAATGGTCTTTATGGCAAAAAAGGTAGAGAAAGAAAATATGTTGTATATAACGATGTCACCATAGTTTCCCAAAACATTGCCTCTGGACAATCAGAAATATACGTTGATAGTGTAGATGAATTAGAAATTGACGACATTATTCGCCTTCAGTCTTCTGGCGGTGAAATTCTGCAAGAAGAAATTAAAATCATCGGCAAAGTAGAGGCAGAAAGAAAGTTAATTTTGGAGAATAACACGCGGAACGCCTACAAAGCAGGGAGTCGAGTTTTAAGTAAATTTGTTATGGCGGAAAACACTTCCGATACCTTTGATCCGCCTGTCCTGCAATCGGTGAGTATAACTTATAAATTTGCTCTAGAAAAACCTGCTTTTTATTGTGCGTATAATGACTTTATTTATTGTGAAAGTAGTCCTTTATTATTGAGGTTATCTCAAGCCACTAAACAAGGGGAAACTATTGTACATCTGGATGATGTCAGTCAATTAAAAATAGGTGAGTTTGTTAAATTTGATGATAATAATTCCGAAAAAAAGCAAATTGAACTAATTGATGGCGATCGCAACTTAGTTATCTTGACGAAACCACTAAATTACGATCATCAACGAGCAGGTAAAGTCATTCGTTGTTTTCACCCTTTAACACCCCAACTTAATCCCAATTCAGCAGTTTATTTAGGATTTAATAAACCATTTTCTAATCGTCCCAACAGTATTTACTTACAAGTAGAACCGCCAAAACAGGAAGAAGTTACACCCAACGCTAACCGGGGACTAACAGACATTAATTTACAGAGAATTGCTTGGGAATATGCTAGCCCCAACGGATGGCAACCCTTAATTGTCCAGGATGAAACCCAAGCCCTTGTACAGAAAGGCTTAATTCAATTTATCGGACCGACAGATTTGATTCCATCACCCTACTTTGGTCAAGAACTTTATTGGTTACGTGGGAGGAAACAGCCAAATAATTCCCAAAACCTGCCCTTGACCTATTTCTTTAAGTGGGCATTAGAATTTCAACGGTTAAAATTATATGGATTAATGCGCTATCTATGCGGACAATTAGCCTTTTCCGCTGATTTTCCCGTACCTCCTCGCCTCCGTTCTGTTCGTACTAATACTATTTGGGCAACTCAAACTATTACTTTAGAAAATGAGGTTTTAGGTTCTAGTAATAACGAGCTTAAACAAGTATTTGCTACCACTCATTTCCCTATCCTTCTAGGACAAAAATTAGAAATTCAAGAAGGAAAAATACCACCTGATGAAGAGCGCCAAATTATTGAACAAAAATCGGGAGGTATTGCACCTATTGAAGATGAAACAGGTCGGTTAGTAGAAGTTTGGATACCTTGGGAAGAAGTACCAGACTTTTATAGTTCTGCACCTAAAGACCGTCATTATATTGTTGATCGTCAAACTGGGAGAATTTATTTTGGTGATGGACAAGCGGGGATGATTCCACCAAGAGGACGTAACAACATCCGTCTGAGTAAATATTGTACCGGAGGTGGTAATAAAGGTAATCGCGCTGCTCAAACAATTGTGGAACTTAAAACCACTATCCCCTATATAGACAGCGTAATTAACTGGGAAAATGCCACAGGAGGCAGCGAGCAGGAATCATTGGATAAACTCAAAGAGCGATCGCCCCAACGACTACGCCACCGTAATCGCGCCGTCACAGCCCAGGATTTTGAAGATTTAGCCTATGAAGCATCTATAGATATAGCCAGGGTCAAAATCATCACCCCAGAAATGATGTTTCCCGATTACAACCCTTTGCTAGAAGAACTATGGCTAAAGCCTGATGGTACACCTGAGAAAGTCATAGAGGGAAATGAGATCCAAGTTTTCAACGGCGAAATTCGCGGTGGTCGGGTTTTAGCCATCATTGTTCCTTACGGTCGAGAACGTCAACCTACCCCCACACTAGCCTTACTCAATCGTGTCAGGAATTATTTACAAACTCGATTTGTTCCCACAATGACACTGCTGGTATCCGGTCCTAAATGGCAAGAAATCAGAGTAATTACCGAAATTGTCCCTGTTTCTGTAGAAAATGCCGATGCGGTGAAAGTAGCTGTGAGCGATCGCATACATAGTTTTCTCCATCCCCTTACAGGAGGCGACTACGGACGCGGATGGAATTTTGGACGTAAACCGCATCATTCCGATCTCTATGCTGTCCTGGAAAAAGTACCAGGGGTAAGCTACATCCGCGCCCTAGATATCCAACCCACCGATGCAGTCATTGATATCCAGACCTTGATTTACTCAGGTCAGCATATCATCACCTTAAAACTACCCCAAGACACAGATTAA
- a CDS encoding phage baseplate assembly protein V, which produces MIGIDLLMPEDSSSRFYGVTIAVVTNIKDPDGVGRIKVKFPWLSDEDESAWARVLTPMAGEDRGFYFLPEVDDEVLVAFEHGDMAFPYILGSLWNGKDKPPLKNDDGENNIRMIKSRSGHKIILDDTEDKEKIIIQDKSGKNKITIDCEKNSLSIQIEEDINIEAKGKITIKSTDKDIAIECKNLEIKTQQECKIEAGSNCNIQAKSKAEFAAKSGLEITCAAGVKVNNGALEVM; this is translated from the coding sequence ATGATCGGAATAGATTTGTTAATGCCTGAAGACAGCAGTTCTCGTTTTTATGGCGTGACAATTGCTGTTGTTACTAATATTAAAGACCCTGATGGGGTAGGGCGAATTAAAGTAAAATTCCCCTGGTTATCAGATGAAGATGAGAGTGCTTGGGCCAGGGTACTTACGCCAATGGCTGGAGAAGATCGCGGCTTTTACTTTTTACCCGAAGTAGATGATGAAGTTTTAGTAGCTTTTGAACATGGAGATATGGCGTTTCCTTATATTTTAGGAAGCTTATGGAATGGTAAGGATAAACCGCCTTTAAAAAATGATGATGGTGAAAATAATATCCGTATGATTAAATCCCGTAGCGGTCATAAGATTATTTTAGATGATACTGAAGATAAAGAAAAAATTATTATCCAAGATAAAAGTGGTAAAAACAAAATAACAATTGATTGTGAGAAAAATTCCCTGAGTATTCAAATAGAAGAAGACATAAATATTGAAGCCAAGGGAAAAATTACCATTAAAAGTACAGATAAAGATATTGCAATTGAATGCAAAAATCTAGAAATTAAAACTCAACAAGAATGCAAAATTGAAGCCGGATCAAATTGCAATATTCAGGCTAAATCTAAAGCGGAATTTGCAGCTAAATCAGGCTTAGAAATTACTTGTGCTGCGGGGGTAAAAGTCAATAATGGGGCGTTGGAGGTGATGTAA